One Chitinivibrionia bacterium DNA window includes the following coding sequences:
- a CDS encoding FKBP-type peptidyl-prolyl cis-trans isomerase: protein MKKAIFLCGLTAILLALTACNFGSGTSVRMSRNIELKTEQDSFSYVIGRDIAGSLRMLMPEINKDILFSALYEGLDTTKQSRFDEMVERAIMMNVMMRLNEQARAKAEAEGENNKTKGAEFLAVNAQRPEVNTTGSGLQYEVIEAGDVASRKPTAASTVEVRYVGTLIDGTEFDRSRDDQTVRFPVGGVIPGWTEGLQLMNVGSKFRFFIPSALAYGERPLPGIGPNSTLIFEVELVNIID from the coding sequence ATGAAAAAGGCGATTTTTTTATGTGGTTTGACGGCGATTTTGCTTGCGCTTACGGCTTGCAACTTCGGTAGCGGAACAAGTGTTAGAATGAGCAGAAACATTGAACTGAAAACAGAGCAGGACAGTTTCAGCTATGTTATCGGACGGGACATTGCGGGCTCACTCAGAATGTTGATGCCTGAAATCAACAAAGACATTCTGTTTTCGGCTCTTTACGAAGGTCTTGACACAACCAAACAATCAAGATTTGACGAAATGGTTGAGCGCGCAATTATGATGAACGTTATGATGCGCCTTAACGAACAGGCAAGAGCGAAAGCTGAAGCCGAAGGCGAAAACAACAAAACCAAAGGCGCTGAGTTTTTGGCTGTTAACGCTCAAAGACCCGAAGTAAATACCACCGGAAGCGGACTTCAGTACGAAGTTATCGAAGCCGGCGACGTTGCGTCAAGAAAACCGACTGCGGCAAGCACAGTAGAAGTGCGCTACGTCGGCACACTTATTGACGGCACGGAATTTGACCGCTCACGTGATGACCAAACCGTAAGATTTCCTGTCGGCGGCGTTATCCCCGGTTGGACAGAAGGTCTTCAACTTATGAATGTAGGCTCAAAATTCAGATTTTTCATTCCTTCGGCACTTGCTTACGGCGAGCGTCCGCTTCCGGGAATTGGTCCTAACAGCACACTTATTTTCGAGGTAGAACTCGTAAATATTATCGACTAA